One window from the genome of Garra rufa chromosome 1, GarRuf1.0, whole genome shotgun sequence encodes:
- the LOC141335525 gene encoding uncharacterized protein: MSFRVSLLFLAITVVVVCGQKRRLAKEEWNYRDGSERVSMRGVANLTQVLDDWRFDILNQVKGLLQNDHQSLLPDYSRIQPLSEALDDLFKEFNALKTHLGELTEKFGPLETFIDELKTEKASASAAPANPVRRRVIKKTPVAS, from the exons ATGAGTTTCAGAGTGAGTCTATTGTTCCTGGCCATAACTGTGGTTGTTGTCTGTGGTCAGAAGAGACGCCTTGCAAAAGAAGAATGGAACTATCGTGATGGTT CTGAGAGAGTAAGCATGCGAGGAGTTGCAAATCTGACTCAAGTGCTTGATGACTGGAGGTTTGACATCCTCAACCAAGTAAAAGGACTCCTGCAGAACGACCATCAGTCCTTGCTGCCTGACTACTCCAG GATCCAGCCTCTCTCTGAGGCCCTAGATGACCTGTTCAAAGAGTTCAATGCCCTGAAAACTCATCTTGGTGAGCTGACCGAGAAGTTTGGACCTTTGGAAACCTTCATAGATGAACTGAAGACCGAGAAAGCCAGTGCGAGCGCAGCACCTGCTAACCCGGTGCGCAGACGGGTCATTAAGAAGACGCCTGTTGCCTCCTAA